In Streptomyces alboniger, the following are encoded in one genomic region:
- a CDS encoding acetyl-CoA C-acetyltransferase, whose amino-acid sequence MPEAVIVSAARTPIGRAFKGSLKDLRPDDLTATIIEAALAKVPELDPKDIDDLMLGCGLPGGEQGHNLGRIVAVQLGMDHLPGCTVTRYCSSSLQTSRMALHAIKAGEGDVFISAGVEMVSRSVKGTSDGLPDTHNPLFADAEARTAARAEQTGTDWHDPREDGLIPDAYIAMGQTAENLARAKGVTRKDMDEFGVRSQNLAEEAIKNGFWEREITPVTTPDGTVVSKDDGPRAGVTYEGVQGLKPVFRPDGMVTAGNCCPLNDGAAALVIMSDTKARELGLTPLARIVSTGVTGLSPEIMGLGPVEASKQALRRAGLTIDDIDLVEINEAFAAQVIPSYRDLDIPLEKLNVNGGAIAVGHPFGMTGARITGTLINSLQFHDKQFGLETMCVGGGQGMAMVIERLS is encoded by the coding sequence ATGCCCGAAGCCGTGATCGTCTCTGCCGCCCGTACCCCGATCGGCCGCGCCTTCAAGGGCTCGCTGAAGGATCTGCGCCCCGACGACCTGACCGCCACGATCATCGAGGCCGCCCTCGCCAAGGTTCCCGAGCTGGACCCGAAGGACATCGACGACCTGATGCTCGGCTGTGGTCTGCCCGGTGGCGAGCAGGGCCACAACCTCGGCCGCATCGTGGCCGTGCAGCTGGGCATGGACCACCTCCCCGGCTGTACCGTCACCCGCTACTGCTCCTCCTCCCTCCAGACCTCCCGCATGGCCCTGCACGCCATCAAGGCCGGAGAGGGTGACGTCTTCATCTCCGCCGGCGTCGAGATGGTGTCCCGGAGCGTGAAGGGCACCAGCGACGGCCTTCCCGACACCCACAACCCCCTCTTCGCCGACGCCGAGGCCCGCACCGCGGCCCGCGCCGAGCAGACCGGCACGGACTGGCACGACCCGCGCGAGGACGGCCTGATCCCGGACGCGTACATCGCGATGGGCCAGACCGCGGAGAACCTCGCCCGCGCCAAGGGCGTCACCCGCAAGGACATGGACGAGTTCGGCGTCCGCTCGCAGAACCTCGCCGAGGAAGCCATCAAGAACGGCTTCTGGGAGCGCGAGATCACCCCGGTCACCACCCCGGACGGCACGGTCGTCAGCAAGGACGACGGCCCGCGCGCCGGTGTCACGTACGAGGGCGTCCAGGGCCTCAAGCCCGTCTTCCGCCCCGACGGCATGGTCACCGCCGGCAACTGCTGCCCCCTGAACGACGGCGCCGCCGCCCTCGTGATCATGAGCGACACCAAGGCCCGCGAGCTGGGCCTGACCCCGCTCGCCCGCATCGTCTCCACCGGCGTCACCGGCCTCTCCCCCGAGATCATGGGCCTCGGCCCGGTCGAGGCCTCCAAGCAGGCGCTGCGGCGCGCGGGGCTGACCATCGACGACATCGACCTCGTCGAGATCAACGAGGCCTTCGCCGCCCAGGTGATCCCCTCCTACCGCGACCTCGACATCCCGCTGGAGAAGCTGAACGTCAACGGCGGCGCCATCGCCGTCGGCCACCCCTTCGGCATGACGGGCGCCCGCATCACCGGCACGCTCATCAACTCCCTCCAGTTCCACGACAAGCAGTTCGGTCTGGAGACCATGTGCGTCGGCGGCGGCCAGGGCATGGCGATGGTCATCGAGCGTCTGAGCTGA
- a CDS encoding DUF4287 domain-containing protein, translating to MSQVFSEETHRNLLARIPHCTGREVSDWLRAVEEGPSLFRFEEKVSWLRAEHNLAYGHAKAIIHEYDLRRAARKFL from the coding sequence ATGTCCCAAGTCTTCTCCGAGGAGACCCACCGCAACCTGCTCGCCCGAATCCCCCACTGCACCGGTCGTGAAGTCTCCGACTGGTTGCGCGCCGTGGAGGAAGGCCCCTCTCTCTTCCGCTTCGAGGAGAAGGTCAGCTGGCTCCGAGCCGAACACAACCTCGCGTACGGCCATGCGAAAGCGATCATCCACGAGTACGACCTGAGGCGGGCCGCCCGCAAGTTCCTCTGA
- a CDS encoding Bax inhibitor-1/YccA family protein — protein sequence MRSSNPVFSRRGFSRDNGYAGFGAQPQAGGPAAATQTQGNPYAQGNPYGGQQAPAGNPYATNPYAQQDVQHGAPQAPVSTTGRMTMDDVVMRTATTLGTLLVTAALAWALLPVDDASIGKSYGIAIGAGLIAMVLGLVQSFKRKASPALILTYAALEGVFLGVVSSVVDNRIADGAAMQAVLGTMAVFVGVLVAYKAGWIRVNRRFYGFVMAAAMGFLLLTAVNLLFMVFGGGDGLGFRSGGLGIVFGIVGILLGACFLALDFKQVEDGIAYGAPKEEAWLAAFGLTMTLVWIYLEFLRLIAILQGND from the coding sequence ATGAGGAGCAGCAACCCGGTCTTCTCGCGACGGGGGTTCAGCCGCGACAACGGCTACGCCGGCTTCGGCGCGCAGCCGCAGGCCGGGGGACCCGCAGCCGCGACCCAGACCCAGGGCAACCCGTACGCGCAGGGCAATCCGTACGGCGGCCAGCAGGCCCCCGCGGGTAACCCGTACGCCACCAATCCGTACGCCCAGCAGGACGTGCAGCACGGCGCCCCCCAGGCGCCCGTAAGCACGACCGGCCGCATGACGATGGACGACGTCGTCATGCGCACCGCCACCACGCTCGGCACGCTGCTGGTCACGGCGGCGCTCGCCTGGGCGCTGCTGCCGGTCGACGACGCCAGCATCGGCAAGTCGTACGGCATCGCCATCGGCGCCGGTCTCATCGCGATGGTGCTCGGCCTCGTCCAGTCGTTCAAGCGCAAGGCCTCGCCCGCGCTGATCCTGACGTACGCCGCGCTGGAAGGCGTCTTCCTCGGCGTCGTCTCCAGCGTCGTCGACAACCGCATCGCGGACGGGGCGGCCATGCAGGCCGTGCTCGGCACGATGGCGGTCTTCGTCGGAGTCCTCGTGGCGTACAAGGCGGGCTGGATCCGCGTCAACCGCCGCTTCTACGGCTTCGTGATGGCCGCGGCGATGGGCTTCCTGCTGCTGACCGCCGTGAACCTCCTGTTCATGGTCTTCGGCGGCGGTGACGGTCTCGGCTTCCGCAGCGGTGGCCTCGGCATCGTCTTCGGCATCGTCGGCATCCTGCTCGGCGCCTGCTTCCTCGCCCTGGACTTCAAGCAGGTCGAGGACGGCATCGCGTACGGCGCGCCGAAGGAAGAGGCCTGGCTCGCGGCGTTCGGTCTGACGATGACGCTCGTCTGGATCTACCTCGAGTTCCTGCGCCTGATCGCGATCCTCCAGGGGAACGACTGA
- a CDS encoding MFS transporter has protein sequence MTPPAPERTFRSVAPVLALCWLVVFFDGMDVNIYGAVMPHLLDDEGFGFSTSTAGTIGSWTTFGMLIGALGCGTLTDWAGRKPMVTGSVVLFSLGSALCALAPGAAFFGAGRFVSGLGLGGLMPIGLAIVAEFAPPRRAALATGLMMTSYHAGGMAATGLGLALGPGHGWRVVFWTGVIPALVAVPLVVKWLPESPGVLLAKGRVREAEAVAARYHLPPPTPAEAPGAGARGRFAAVASLFAPGRRLATPLLWLASFAGLLLVYGVSTWLPELMRASGYSLSSSVTFLLVINAGGIVGMLVAGRTADRFGAVRVSAIWFVLTACGAFLLKAQLPLPIAYAVVFVTGVWLFSAQVMVYAATSSVYGPAERATGLGWVAGVGRTGAVVGPWLGGAVVAGGNASLGFTTFAAAAVLGAVAISLVPLVRGNGSDPGTVGAVPGVLGHREGKILPKH, from the coding sequence GTGACCCCTCCCGCCCCCGAGCGCACCTTCCGCTCCGTCGCGCCCGTCCTCGCCCTGTGCTGGCTCGTCGTCTTCTTCGACGGCATGGACGTCAACATCTACGGCGCCGTCATGCCGCACCTCCTCGACGACGAGGGCTTCGGCTTCAGTACGTCGACCGCCGGGACCATCGGCTCCTGGACCACCTTCGGCATGCTGATCGGCGCCCTCGGCTGCGGCACCCTCACCGACTGGGCGGGGCGCAAGCCCATGGTGACGGGCAGCGTCGTCCTCTTCTCGCTGGGCTCCGCGCTGTGCGCGCTCGCGCCGGGCGCCGCCTTCTTCGGCGCGGGGCGCTTCGTCTCCGGGCTCGGGCTCGGCGGGCTGATGCCGATCGGCCTAGCGATCGTCGCCGAGTTCGCACCACCGCGCAGGGCGGCGCTCGCCACCGGTCTGATGATGACCTCGTACCACGCGGGCGGCATGGCGGCGACGGGCCTCGGACTCGCGCTCGGTCCCGGCCACGGCTGGCGCGTCGTCTTCTGGACGGGCGTGATCCCCGCGCTCGTCGCCGTCCCGCTCGTCGTCAAGTGGCTGCCCGAGTCGCCCGGCGTCCTGCTCGCCAAGGGGCGCGTGCGCGAGGCCGAGGCGGTCGCCGCCCGCTACCACCTGCCGCCCCCGACCCCCGCCGAGGCCCCCGGGGCCGGGGCGAGGGGCCGCTTCGCCGCCGTCGCCTCGCTCTTCGCACCGGGCCGCCGCCTGGCCACCCCGCTGCTGTGGCTCGCCTCCTTCGCCGGGCTCCTCCTCGTCTACGGCGTCTCCACCTGGCTCCCCGAGCTGATGCGCGCCTCCGGCTACTCCCTCTCCTCCTCCGTCACCTTCCTGCTGGTGATCAACGCGGGCGGCATCGTCGGCATGCTCGTCGCCGGGCGCACCGCCGACCGCTTCGGGGCCGTCAGGGTGTCCGCGATCTGGTTCGTGCTCACCGCGTGCGGCGCCTTCCTGCTCAAGGCCCAGCTGCCGCTCCCCATCGCCTACGCCGTCGTCTTCGTCACCGGTGTCTGGCTCTTCTCCGCGCAGGTCATGGTGTACGCGGCCACATCCTCGGTCTACGGCCCCGCGGAGCGCGCCACGGGGCTCGGCTGGGTCGCCGGCGTCGGCCGCACCGGCGCGGTCGTCGGGCCGTGGCTGGGCGGCGCGGTGGTCGCGGGCGGCAACGCCTCGCTCGGCTTCACGACCTTCGCGGCCGCCGCCGTCCTCGGCGCCGTCGCGATCTCGCTGGTGCCACTCGTGCGGGGGAACGGTTCCGATCCGGGAACAGTAGGGGCCGTCCCGGGCGTTCTCGGTCACAGAGAGGGAAAGATCCTCCCCAAGCACTAG
- a CDS encoding 4-hydroxybenzoate 3-monooxygenase, with protein MRTTVGIIGAGPAGLLLARLLDEAGIDSVVLESRDRAYVERRQRAGILEQGTVDVLRAAGAGARMDREGLRHGGIELRFDRRRHRVDLPALTGGKSVTVYAQTEVCKDLIALRLATGGPLLFEAEALAVEDAETDGPLVRYRHQGREDVLECDYVVGCDGFRGVARKAVPPELSRVFERTYPYGWLGILADVPPSHDELVYARHERGFALLSMRSPSVTRAYLQVPEGTDADDWTDEEIWDELNRRLETDDPAWTLRRGPVTAKSVTPMRSYVHEPMRHGRLLLAGDAAHIVPPTGAKGLNLAVGDVVTLARALVLLREKGDPSGLDAYSETCLRRVWQAERFSYAMTTLLHRAPGATPFDDRIQLAGLDRITTARAAETDLAEAYTGFPFDEPQ; from the coding sequence ATGCGAACCACCGTCGGGATCATCGGGGCGGGGCCGGCCGGGCTGCTCCTCGCCCGCCTCCTGGACGAGGCGGGGATCGACTCCGTCGTCCTGGAGAGCCGCGACCGCGCCTACGTGGAGCGCCGCCAGCGCGCCGGGATCCTGGAACAGGGCACCGTCGACGTGCTGCGCGCGGCGGGCGCGGGGGCCCGCATGGACCGCGAGGGCCTCCGGCACGGCGGCATCGAACTGCGCTTCGACCGCCGTAGGCACCGGGTCGACCTCCCCGCGCTGACCGGCGGGAAGTCCGTCACCGTCTACGCCCAGACCGAGGTCTGCAAGGACCTCATCGCCCTGCGGCTCGCGACGGGCGGCCCGCTCCTCTTCGAGGCCGAGGCGCTGGCCGTGGAGGACGCGGAGACCGACGGTCCTCTGGTCCGCTACCGCCACCAGGGCCGCGAAGACGTCCTGGAGTGCGACTACGTAGTGGGCTGCGACGGCTTCCGGGGCGTGGCCCGCAAGGCGGTGCCCCCGGAACTCTCCCGGGTCTTCGAGCGCACGTACCCCTACGGCTGGCTCGGCATCCTCGCCGACGTGCCGCCCTCCCACGACGAGCTGGTCTACGCCCGCCACGAGCGCGGCTTCGCCCTCCTGTCCATGCGCTCGCCGAGCGTCACGCGCGCGTACCTCCAGGTTCCCGAGGGCACGGACGCCGACGACTGGACCGACGAGGAGATCTGGGACGAGCTGAACCGCCGCCTGGAGACCGACGACCCCGCCTGGACCCTGCGCCGCGGCCCCGTCACCGCCAAGTCCGTCACACCCATGCGCAGCTACGTCCACGAGCCCATGCGCCACGGCCGGCTCCTCCTCGCCGGGGACGCCGCGCACATCGTCCCGCCCACCGGCGCGAAGGGCCTCAACCTCGCGGTCGGCGACGTCGTCACGCTCGCCCGCGCCCTGGTCCTGCTGCGCGAGAAGGGCGACCCGAGCGGCCTGGACGCGTACTCCGAGACGTGCCTGCGCCGCGTCTGGCAGGCCGAGCGCTTCTCGTACGCGATGACGACCCTGCTGCACCGCGCCCCCGGCGCCACCCCCTTCGACGACCGCATCCAGCTCGCAGGCCTCGACCGGATCACCACCGCACGCGCCGCCGAGACCGACCTGGCCGAGGCCTACACCGGATTCCCCTTCGACGAGCCGCAGTAG
- a CDS encoding IclR family transcriptional regulator domain-containing protein translates to MPEESVRPLERGLAVLRALAVAEPGQLRAGDLVRATGLARSTVDRVVTTLGRLGYVRTRGQQLHLAPRLMELGNAYLAASGLTGEVAARTARLADELDESVSLAVPDGDGVRFVTQAARRRAMSVAFRIGDLLPPERCAPGALFADAWGEQEWAAWHARVAAVPAHEAYPALPPGPAPTAAPDLHARVARARETGWALDDQLIEPGLIAVAVPVRDTTGRVRYALSAVSHTSRYTAEALAEAMLPRLRAEAARLEGLSGPEPESEPEPGVPVTVKEEPGPGFLQSLARGLAVLRALGEARGEGLPLTALAAATGLPRATARRCLHTLEQAGYAAHDGRLFRPLPRVLELGHAALSRLTFAELAEPHLRELADRMHQSASVTVLDGTDIRYVARAATVRVMSVRITVGTRFPAYATAMGRVLLAGLPRQERERLLKAAPPRALTPRTPTDPVELARVLDRAAADGHATADQELEDGLRSVAVPVRDAAGQVVAALNIAQHAGTAPLSRTRDALLPALRATAAAIETDLHTAARFNEVRMS, encoded by the coding sequence ATGCCGGAAGAGTCCGTACGCCCCCTGGAGCGCGGTCTGGCCGTCCTGCGGGCCCTCGCCGTGGCGGAGCCGGGTCAGCTGCGGGCCGGTGACCTCGTACGGGCCACGGGCCTGGCCCGCTCCACGGTGGACCGGGTCGTGACGACCCTGGGCCGCCTCGGCTACGTACGCACGCGGGGGCAGCAGCTCCACCTCGCGCCGCGCCTCATGGAGCTGGGCAACGCCTACCTCGCCGCCAGCGGCCTGACCGGCGAGGTGGCCGCGCGCACCGCCCGGCTCGCGGACGAGCTGGACGAGTCGGTGTCGCTCGCGGTGCCCGACGGCGACGGAGTGCGCTTCGTGACGCAGGCGGCGCGGCGGCGCGCGATGTCGGTGGCGTTCCGCATCGGAGACCTGCTGCCGCCCGAGCGCTGCGCCCCCGGGGCGCTCTTCGCGGACGCCTGGGGCGAGCAGGAGTGGGCCGCCTGGCACGCGCGCGTGGCGGCCGTCCCCGCGCACGAGGCCTACCCCGCACTCCCACCGGGCCCCGCCCCCACGGCCGCCCCCGACCTCCACGCGCGCGTGGCCCGCGCGAGGGAGACCGGCTGGGCCCTGGACGACCAGCTGATCGAGCCGGGCCTGATCGCGGTGGCGGTCCCGGTGCGCGACACCACCGGCCGGGTCCGGTACGCCCTGTCGGCGGTGAGCCACACCAGCCGGTACACGGCGGAGGCCCTGGCGGAGGCGATGCTGCCGCGGCTGCGGGCGGAGGCGGCGCGGCTGGAGGGCTTGTCCGGGCCGGAACCGGAATCGGAACCAGAACCGGGAGTTCCGGTGACCGTCAAGGAGGAGCCGGGTCCCGGCTTCCTCCAGTCCCTGGCCCGCGGACTGGCCGTGCTGCGCGCCCTCGGCGAGGCCCGCGGCGAAGGGCTGCCGCTCACCGCGCTCGCCGCGGCCACGGGGCTGCCGAGGGCCACCGCGCGGCGCTGCCTGCACACCCTGGAGCAGGCGGGGTACGCGGCCCACGACGGACGCCTCTTCCGCCCACTGCCCCGCGTCCTGGAACTCGGCCACGCCGCCCTCTCCCGGCTCACCTTCGCCGAACTGGCCGAACCGCACCTGCGCGAGCTGGCCGACCGGATGCACCAGTCGGCGTCCGTGACGGTCCTGGACGGCACGGACATCCGGTACGTCGCGCGGGCGGCCACGGTCCGCGTGATGAGCGTCCGCATCACGGTGGGCACCCGCTTTCCCGCGTACGCCACCGCGATGGGCCGGGTGCTGCTCGCCGGGCTCCCCCGGCAGGAGCGTGAGCGCCTCCTGAAGGCAGCGCCGCCCCGCGCCCTCACCCCGCGCACCCCGACGGACCCCGTCGAGCTGGCCCGCGTCCTCGACCGCGCCGCCGCCGACGGCCACGCCACCGCCGACCAGGAGCTGGAGGACGGCCTGCGCTCGGTCGCCGTACCGGTGAGGGACGCGGCCGGGCAGGTGGTCGCCGCGCTGAACATCGCCCAGCACGCGGGCACCGCCCCGCTCTCCCGGACCCGGGACGCCCTGCTCCCCGCGCTGCGCGCCACGGCGGCCGCGATCGAGACGGACCTGCACACGGCGGCCCGCTTCAACGAAGTACGAATGAGCTGA
- a CDS encoding ABC transporter ATP-binding protein: MTTTPYATRATAVAARATDLSKVYGQGETQVVALDHVSVDFGQGEFTAIMGPSGSGKSTLMHCVAGLDSFSSGSVRLGETELSTLKDKQLTKLRRDKIGFIFQAFNLLPTLTALENITLPMDIAGRKPDKRWLEQVIEMVGLSGRLGHRPTELSGGQQQRVAVARALASQPEIIFGDEPTGNLDSRSGAEVLGFLRNSVRDLGQTVVMVTHDPVAASYADRVIFLADGRIVDEMLRPSAEGVLDRMKDFDAKGRTS, from the coding sequence GTGACCACCACCCCTTACGCCACCCGCGCCACCGCCGTGGCCGCGCGCGCCACGGATCTCTCCAAGGTGTACGGACAGGGTGAGACCCAGGTGGTCGCCCTGGACCACGTCTCCGTCGACTTCGGGCAGGGCGAGTTCACCGCGATCATGGGCCCCTCGGGCTCGGGCAAGTCGACCCTGATGCACTGCGTCGCGGGCCTGGACAGTTTCAGTTCCGGGTCGGTCCGGCTCGGGGAGACCGAGCTGTCCACGCTCAAGGACAAGCAGCTCACCAAGCTCCGCCGGGACAAGATCGGCTTCATCTTCCAGGCGTTCAACCTGCTGCCGACCCTGACGGCCCTGGAGAACATCACGCTCCCCATGGACATAGCGGGCCGCAAGCCGGACAAGCGGTGGCTGGAGCAGGTCATCGAGATGGTCGGCCTGTCGGGGCGGCTCGGCCACCGGCCCACGGAGCTGTCCGGCGGGCAGCAGCAGCGGGTCGCGGTGGCCCGCGCGCTCGCCTCCCAGCCGGAGATCATCTTCGGTGACGAGCCGACCGGAAACCTCGACTCGCGGTCGGGGGCGGAGGTCCTCGGCTTCCTGCGGAACTCCGTGCGGGACCTCGGGCAGACCGTCGTGATGGTCACGCATGACCCGGTGGCCGCGTCGTACGCGGATCGCGTGATCTTCCTCGCCGACGGGCGGATCGTGGACGAGATGCTGCGGCCCAGCGCGGAGGGCGTGCTTGACCGGATGAAGGACTTCGATGCGAAGGGGCGGACCAGCTAG
- a CDS encoding ABC transporter permease, whose product MFRTALRNVLAHKARLLMTVLAVMLGVAFVSGTLVFTDTFGNAYKNKSAKSFDHVSVALLSDGGSGDEEKQKPRLTDSLVKKAGTLPGADSAIGSVAGFTALADKDGKLVGGEWGTTGANYYPGKGGKDPRYDLVDGAAPKSAGELALDSRTAGRTGYKVGDTVRYSTDGPVRTAKVSGIFDTDEGSVVAGGSLVVFDNQTAFKALNKNQYDEIDVKAAAGTSEASLESAIEKIAPKDSSTTTGGELKSQQDEMIEEQTESMSQVLLIFAGIALFVGIFIIANTFTMLVAQRTKELALMRAVGASRRQVTRSVLIEAFIVGMIAAVTGFALGIGVAVGLESLMNSAGASLPDGPLVIAPTTIVVALIIGVVVTMLAAWLPGRRAARIAPVAAMNSVHATPTMRGLVVRNTIGSVIVALGAVMLFMKDNYVKSGGAGVMLVGVIVLTPLLSRPFIAASAPLLKPFGVTGKLSRLNSVRNPRRTASTAAALMIGLTLITAMTVVATSMSSAINKMAAGSMKADFSVSMANFQPLAPEVREKLDKIPDAEATSPVRQAYGEADGSFTTISGVDPKTFGSLVGLDFTGGSMDGLKAGGVLIDEKLAKDQDLKAGGTLPLKFDDDGKTVKVKVAGVYEGNEMLNGVFAPTSVVDPHLTKVVDKQVLVKMKGGASDKAEDAIVKALGENPAITVQDKDAISNAVAGAINMMLNMLYGLLAMAVLIAVLGVINTLAMSVFERKHEIGMLRAIGLDRAKVKQMVRLEAVIISLFGAVLGIGLGLFMGWVAGGTIADSVSTYAMEVPVGRIVIFLGIAALVGVLAAVWPARSAAKLNPLMAIKSE is encoded by the coding sequence ATGTTCCGTACTGCCCTGCGCAACGTGCTCGCGCACAAGGCCCGGTTGTTGATGACCGTGCTCGCCGTCATGCTCGGCGTCGCCTTCGTCTCCGGCACGCTGGTCTTCACCGACACCTTCGGCAACGCCTACAAGAACAAGTCGGCGAAGAGCTTCGACCACGTCTCCGTCGCCCTCCTCTCCGACGGCGGGTCCGGGGACGAGGAGAAGCAGAAGCCCCGGCTCACCGACTCCCTCGTGAAGAAGGCCGGCACGCTGCCCGGCGCCGACTCCGCGATCGGTTCCGTCGCCGGGTTCACCGCGCTCGCCGACAAGGACGGCAAGCTGGTCGGCGGCGAGTGGGGCACCACCGGCGCCAACTACTACCCGGGCAAGGGCGGCAAGGACCCGCGCTACGACCTCGTCGACGGCGCCGCCCCGAAGTCCGCCGGCGAGCTGGCCCTGGACTCCCGCACCGCCGGGCGCACCGGCTACAAGGTGGGCGACACCGTCCGCTACTCCACGGACGGCCCGGTGCGGACCGCGAAGGTCAGCGGCATCTTCGACACCGACGAGGGCAGCGTCGTCGCGGGCGGCAGCCTCGTGGTCTTCGACAACCAGACCGCGTTCAAGGCGCTCAACAAGAACCAGTACGACGAGATCGACGTGAAGGCGGCCGCGGGCACCTCCGAGGCGTCCCTGGAGAGCGCGATCGAGAAGATCGCGCCCAAGGACTCGTCGACGACGACGGGCGGCGAACTCAAGTCCCAGCAGGACGAGATGATCGAGGAGCAGACCGAGTCGATGAGTCAGGTGCTGCTCATCTTCGCCGGGATCGCGCTCTTCGTCGGCATCTTCATCATCGCCAACACCTTCACCATGCTGGTCGCCCAGCGCACCAAGGAGCTGGCACTCATGCGGGCCGTCGGCGCCTCGCGCCGCCAGGTGACGCGCTCCGTGCTGATCGAGGCCTTCATCGTCGGCATGATCGCCGCCGTGACCGGTTTCGCCCTCGGCATCGGTGTGGCCGTCGGCCTGGAGTCCCTGATGAACTCCGCGGGCGCCTCGCTGCCCGACGGACCGCTCGTCATCGCCCCGACCACCATCGTCGTAGCCCTGATCATCGGCGTGGTCGTGACGATGCTGGCCGCCTGGCTGCCGGGCCGCCGCGCCGCGAGGATCGCGCCGGTCGCCGCGATGAACAGCGTCCACGCGACGCCGACCATGCGCGGCCTCGTGGTCCGCAACACCATCGGTTCGGTCATCGTCGCCCTCGGCGCGGTGATGCTCTTCATGAAGGACAACTACGTGAAGTCGGGCGGCGCGGGCGTCATGCTCGTCGGCGTCATCGTCCTCACCCCGCTGCTGTCCCGCCCGTTCATCGCCGCCTCGGCGCCGCTCCTGAAGCCGTTCGGCGTCACCGGCAAGCTCTCCCGCCTCAACTCGGTGCGCAATCCGCGCCGTACGGCGTCCACCGCCGCGGCCCTGATGATCGGCCTGACCCTCATCACGGCGATGACGGTCGTCGCCACCTCCATGAGCAGCGCCATCAACAAGATGGCCGCCGGTTCCATGAAGGCCGACTTCAGCGTCTCCATGGCGAACTTCCAGCCGCTGGCCCCCGAGGTCCGCGAGAAGCTGGACAAGATCCCGGACGCCGAGGCGACCAGCCCGGTGCGCCAGGCCTACGGCGAGGCCGACGGCTCCTTCACCACCATCTCCGGTGTGGACCCGAAGACCTTCGGCAGCCTGGTCGGCTTGGACTTCACCGGCGGCTCGATGGACGGCCTGAAGGCCGGTGGAGTACTCATCGACGAGAAGCTGGCGAAGGACCAGGACCTCAAGGCGGGTGGCACCCTCCCGCTGAAGTTCGACGACGACGGCAAGACGGTCAAGGTGAAGGTCGCCGGGGTCTACGAGGGCAACGAGATGCTCAACGGCGTCTTCGCCCCCACCTCCGTCGTCGACCCGCACCTGACCAAGGTCGTCGACAAGCAGGTGCTCGTGAAGATGAAGGGCGGCGCCTCCGACAAGGCCGAGGACGCCATCGTCAAGGCCCTCGGCGAGAACCCCGCCATCACCGTCCAGGACAAGGACGCGATCAGCAACGCGGTGGCCGGCGCCATCAACATGATGCTGAACATGCTCTACGGCCTGCTGGCCATGGCAGTCCTGATCGCCGTGCTCGGCGTCATCAACACCCTGGCCATGTCGGTCTTCGAGCGCAAGCACGAGATCGGCATGCTGCGGGCGATCGGCCTGGACCGCGCGAAGGTCAAGCAGATGGTGCGCCTTGAGGCGGTCATCATCTCCCTGTTCGGCGCGGTGCTCGGCATCGGCCTCGGCCTCTTCATGGGCTGGGTCGCGGGCGGCACCATCGCCGACTCGGTCTCCACGTACGCCATGGAGGTCCCGGTCGGCCGGATCGTGATCTTCCTCGGGATCGCGGCCCTGGTCGGTGTCCTCGCGGCGGTGTGGCCGGCCCGCAGCGCGGCGAAGCTGAACCCGCTGATGGCCATCAAGAGCGAGTAG